In Streptomyces sp. NBC_00569, a single genomic region encodes these proteins:
- a CDS encoding glycosyltransferase family 2 protein gives MTTPTKTITPDVTVTVIVYNDAGRLPRAVASVLDQTHGNIEVVISDDHSTDATPEVARRLAASDPRVRYLRLPENSGGCSAPRNRALDIARAPYLMFLDSDDELPPESVGLLLAAHREREIDFAMGAVERVRVDTGRTSTWMPHLVAERRTVEGIDAEPGLFFEHLSTSKMYKREFLDRNALRFPEGIHYEDQLFSAQAYCLAKSFTVIPEPVYRWYIAPFVAADDASISNQRHKLSNVRDRVHVQELIDEFLAAGGHAGVREDKDYKFLKHDFRMYAGDLPSRDDAWLAGFAEIVNPYLATLSPNAYARLPRPERVVLQLVRDGRLADARLAARGLGHAVAPRETATDASGAVYWGSVVPSSDQARTELDLSDQELYSRPFPGAQFRHEITAIERGPGATVDLSVRTYDPGLRLAVGPHVASLVVAPGRQRMTTRLRLDPVRPGVFEGRVRLDLAAAPLPVHGFDGVRHPMLQLQERSLRNTAVLLAPLDFPTLTARVGYHSGAAPHRVTLEPEGRGAGRLQIRWQPAGLTARVTHPVARRLSTVSDGRVRNAVRLVKSALR, from the coding sequence ATGACCACGCCCACGAAGACGATCACCCCCGACGTCACGGTCACCGTCATCGTCTACAACGACGCCGGGCGGCTGCCGCGCGCCGTCGCCTCGGTCCTGGACCAGACGCACGGCAACATCGAGGTCGTCATCAGCGACGACCACTCGACGGACGCCACCCCCGAGGTGGCGCGCCGTCTCGCCGCCTCGGACCCGCGCGTGCGCTACCTGCGCCTGCCGGAGAACAGCGGCGGGTGCAGCGCGCCCCGCAACCGCGCGCTCGACATCGCCCGCGCCCCGTATCTGATGTTCCTCGACAGCGACGACGAACTCCCCCCGGAGTCGGTGGGGTTGCTGCTCGCGGCGCATCGCGAGCGGGAGATCGACTTCGCGATGGGCGCGGTCGAGCGGGTCCGCGTCGACACGGGCCGCACGTCGACGTGGATGCCGCACCTGGTCGCGGAGCGCCGCACCGTCGAGGGGATCGACGCCGAACCCGGCCTGTTCTTCGAGCACTTGTCGACGAGCAAGATGTACAAGCGGGAGTTCCTCGACCGCAACGCGCTGCGTTTCCCCGAGGGCATCCACTACGAGGATCAGCTGTTCTCCGCGCAGGCGTACTGCCTCGCGAAGTCGTTCACCGTCATCCCCGAGCCGGTCTACCGCTGGTACATCGCGCCGTTCGTCGCCGCGGACGACGCGTCGATCTCCAACCAGCGGCACAAGCTGAGCAACGTCCGCGACCGCGTCCACGTGCAGGAGCTCATCGACGAGTTCCTCGCGGCGGGCGGCCACGCGGGGGTGCGCGAGGACAAGGACTACAAGTTCCTCAAGCACGACTTCCGGATGTACGCGGGCGACCTGCCCTCCCGGGACGACGCGTGGCTGGCCGGGTTCGCCGAGATCGTGAACCCGTATCTGGCGACGCTGTCCCCGAACGCGTACGCCCGGCTGCCGCGCCCGGAGCGGGTCGTCCTGCAGCTGGTGCGCGACGGGCGCCTCGCCGACGCCCGGCTCGCCGCGCGCGGGCTCGGTCACGCGGTGGCCCCGCGCGAGACGGCCACGGACGCGTCCGGCGCCGTGTACTGGGGGTCAGTGGTCCCGTCGTCGGACCAGGCCCGCACCGAACTCGACCTGTCCGACCAGGAGTTGTACTCGCGTCCGTTCCCCGGCGCCCAGTTCCGCCACGAGATCACGGCCATCGAGCGCGGCCCCGGCGCCACCGTCGACCTGTCGGTCCGCACGTACGACCCGGGTCTGCGTCTCGCCGTCGGGCCGCACGTCGCCTCGCTGGTCGTGGCGCCGGGACGACAGCGCATGACGACACGGCTGCGGCTCGACCCGGTGCGGCCCGGCGTCTTCGAGGGCCGGGTGCGGCTCGACCTTGCGGCGGCCCCGCTCCCCGTGCACGGCTTCGACGGCGTACGGCATCCGATGCTCCAGCTCCAGGAACGAAGCCTGCGCAACACGGCGGTCCTGCTCGCGCCGCTGGACTTTCCCACGCTCACCGCCCGCGTCGGCTACCACTCCGGGGCGGCCCCGCACCGGGTGACGCTGGAGCCGGAGGGGCGGGGCGCGGGACGCCTCCAGATCCGCTGGCAGCCGGCGGGGCTCACGGCCCGGGTGACGCACCCGGTGGCGCGCAGGCTGTCCACGGTGTCGGACGGGCGGGTACGGAACGCGGTACGCCTGGTGAAGAGCGCGCTGCGTTAG
- a CDS encoding bifunctional glycosyltransferase/CDP-glycerol:glycerophosphate glycerophosphotransferase, translating into MQELSVIVYGRDVQGHLADCLDSVTGQLPEGAELVVAAVDDPAPTADVPGRVTVLALPGALSDEEARAAGGERASGEWLLFVHAKDRVPPDALRALRDRVEGLPDGAERVDVVLADQVHSTWHASGIPGPDARLLARAGDRDLALADCPDLLRVTPLLGNRALRAAFWRDHRDQLAATDERFAARAALVLAGRVTALQQVVLDERRLRAASLPPLTPEEYYAPVGEYEDLQRLMAGRGTPTGPRAVLYDVMATECMRIVARAAMPEPVGREFFRRASRAAVAWRPEGYRRPAGLEGIRRRLLEEDAYSRYRAFQSINHKRRGLKSAVRQRKRRIGAKVRDHRYRRELRRPVDPYLAVFSAYWDRGMACNPAAIAAKVTELAPRVHQVWVVSAAHAPLLPPGTDHVVPGSRRYWEVMARAAYLVNNVNFPNAVVKRPEAVHVMTHHGTPLKRMGLDQIEYPTASKGLNFRHLLARVDKWDYSVTSNSHSTRTWERAYPAHYVPLEYGYPRNDVFYRATAADIRAVRDRLGIAPGRRAVLYAPTHRDYEASWTPRLDLATLAERLGDDTVLLVRGHYFYGGAASPLAELRRSGRVIDVSTYDPVEDLCLAADVLVTDYSSIMFDYANLDRPIVVYADDWEMYAKTRGVYFDLIAEAPGPVARTQDELTEILTAGAWRDEASGKARAAFRRRFCEFDDGHAAERVVRRVFLGESDASLPPVIPVDERIPAPTPEEAARR; encoded by the coding sequence GTGCAGGAACTCAGCGTCATCGTGTACGGCCGGGACGTGCAGGGGCATCTCGCCGACTGTCTGGACAGCGTGACCGGCCAGCTGCCCGAGGGGGCGGAGCTCGTCGTCGCCGCCGTGGACGATCCGGCGCCGACCGCCGACGTGCCGGGCCGCGTCACCGTTCTGGCCCTGCCCGGCGCCCTCTCCGACGAGGAGGCCCGCGCGGCCGGCGGTGAGCGGGCCTCGGGCGAGTGGCTGCTGTTCGTGCACGCCAAGGACCGGGTGCCCCCCGACGCGCTGCGGGCGCTGCGGGACCGGGTCGAGGGCCTCCCGGACGGCGCCGAGCGCGTGGATGTCGTACTCGCCGACCAGGTCCACTCGACCTGGCACGCCTCCGGCATCCCGGGCCCCGACGCCCGTCTGCTGGCCAGGGCGGGCGACCGCGATCTGGCCCTCGCGGACTGCCCCGACCTCCTGCGGGTCACCCCACTGCTCGGCAACCGCGCCCTGCGCGCCGCGTTCTGGCGGGACCACCGCGACCAACTGGCCGCCACCGACGAGCGCTTCGCGGCGCGCGCCGCCCTCGTCCTCGCCGGCCGCGTCACCGCTCTGCAGCAGGTGGTGCTCGACGAGCGCAGGCTGCGCGCCGCGAGCCTGCCGCCGCTCACCCCGGAGGAGTACTACGCGCCCGTCGGCGAGTACGAGGACCTCCAGCGGCTGATGGCCGGCCGCGGCACACCGACCGGTCCCCGCGCGGTGCTGTACGACGTGATGGCGACCGAGTGCATGCGGATCGTGGCCCGCGCCGCAATGCCGGAGCCGGTGGGCCGCGAGTTCTTCCGCCGGGCCTCCCGCGCGGCCGTCGCATGGCGGCCGGAGGGCTACCGCAGACCCGCGGGGCTCGAAGGCATCCGGCGCCGGCTGCTCGAAGAGGACGCGTACTCCCGTTACCGCGCCTTCCAGAGCATCAACCACAAGCGGCGCGGCCTGAAGTCCGCGGTCCGGCAGCGCAAGCGGCGGATCGGCGCGAAGGTCCGCGACCACCGCTACCGGCGGGAACTGCGCCGGCCCGTGGACCCGTACCTGGCGGTGTTCTCCGCGTACTGGGACCGGGGGATGGCCTGCAATCCGGCCGCGATCGCCGCGAAGGTCACCGAACTCGCCCCGCGCGTCCACCAGGTGTGGGTCGTCTCGGCGGCCCACGCGCCGCTCCTGCCGCCCGGCACCGACCACGTCGTGCCCGGCTCCCGCCGCTACTGGGAGGTGATGGCCCGCGCCGCGTACCTCGTCAACAACGTCAACTTCCCCAACGCCGTGGTCAAGCGCCCCGAAGCCGTCCACGTCATGACCCACCACGGCACGCCCCTCAAGCGCATGGGCCTCGACCAGATCGAGTACCCGACGGCGTCCAAGGGCCTCAACTTCCGCCACCTCCTGGCCCGCGTCGACAAGTGGGACTACAGCGTCACGTCGAACAGCCACTCCACCCGGACGTGGGAGCGCGCCTATCCCGCGCACTACGTCCCGCTGGAGTACGGCTATCCGCGCAACGACGTCTTCTACCGCGCGACGGCCGCCGACATCCGGGCCGTTCGCGACCGCCTCGGCATCGCGCCGGGCCGGCGAGCCGTCCTGTACGCGCCCACCCACCGCGACTACGAGGCCTCCTGGACCCCTCGCCTCGACCTGGCCACGCTCGCCGAGCGCCTGGGCGACGACACCGTGCTCCTGGTACGCGGCCACTACTTCTACGGCGGGGCGGCCTCACCGCTCGCGGAGCTGCGCCGCAGCGGCCGGGTCATCGACGTCTCCACGTACGACCCGGTCGAGGACCTCTGCCTCGCCGCGGACGTCCTGGTCACGGACTACTCGTCGATCATGTTCGACTACGCCAATCTGGACCGGCCGATCGTGGTCTACGCGGACGACTGGGAGATGTACGCGAAGACCCGCGGGGTCTACTTCGACCTGATCGCCGAGGCGCCCGGGCCGGTCGCCCGTACGCAGGACGAGCTGACGGAGATCCTCACGGCGGGCGCGTGGCGCGACGAGGCGTCGGGGAAGGCGCGGGCCGCGTTCCGGCGCCGGTTCTGCGAGTTCGACGACGGCCACGCCGCCGAGCGGGTCGTGCGCCGGGTCTTCCTCGGCGAGAGCGACGCGTCGCTGCCCCCGGTGATCCCCGTCGACGAGCGCATCCCCGCGCCCACCCCCGAGGAGGCGGCCCGCCGATGA
- a CDS encoding ABC transporter ATP-binding protein translates to MADTFGERIPTVIVDNVDIVYRVNGTGAGRGTATAALGRIIGGRKKAEARAGVRKVHAVKKVSFTAYKGEAIGLIGTNGSGKSTLLKAIAGLLPTENGRIFTHGQPSLLGVNAALMNDLTGERNVHLGGLAMGMSREEVRERYEDIVGFSGINEKGDFITLPMRTYSSGMAARLRFSIAAAKDHDVLLIDEALATGDRSFQKRSESRIRELRKEAGSVFLVSHNNKSIRDTCDRVLWLERGELRMDGPTDEVLKAYEAFTNPGGGKTEPGKARVAVSA, encoded by the coding sequence GTGGCTGACACCTTCGGGGAGCGGATCCCCACCGTCATCGTCGACAACGTCGACATCGTGTACCGCGTGAACGGCACCGGGGCGGGACGCGGCACCGCGACCGCCGCGCTCGGCCGCATCATCGGCGGCCGGAAGAAGGCCGAGGCCCGGGCCGGTGTGCGCAAGGTGCACGCGGTGAAGAAGGTCTCGTTCACCGCGTACAAGGGCGAGGCGATCGGCCTGATCGGCACGAACGGGTCGGGCAAGTCGACACTGCTCAAGGCGATCGCGGGGCTGCTGCCGACGGAGAACGGCCGGATCTTCACGCATGGCCAGCCCTCGCTGCTCGGCGTGAACGCGGCGCTGATGAACGACCTCACGGGCGAGCGCAACGTCCATCTCGGCGGCCTCGCCATGGGCATGAGCCGCGAGGAGGTACGCGAGCGCTACGAGGACATCGTCGGCTTCTCCGGCATCAACGAGAAGGGCGACTTCATCACGCTGCCCATGCGGACGTACTCCTCGGGCATGGCCGCCCGGCTCCGGTTCTCCATCGCCGCCGCCAAGGACCATGACGTGCTGCTGATCGACGAGGCCCTGGCCACCGGCGACCGGTCCTTCCAGAAGCGCTCGGAGTCCCGGATCCGTGAGCTGCGCAAGGAGGCCGGCTCGGTCTTCCTCGTCAGTCACAACAACAAGTCGATCCGCGACACCTGCGACCGGGTCCTGTGGCTGGAGCGCGGCGAGCTGCGCATGGACGGGCCGACGGACGAGGTCCTCAAGGCGTACGAGGCGTTCACCAATCCGGGCGGTGGCAAAACGGAACCCGGGAAGGCCAGGGTCGCGGTCTCCGCCTGA
- a CDS encoding ABC transporter permease: MSQAVDTPPPPAATAPVEDPAELAARYGLSVSGARPTLAAYVGRLWQRRHFITAFATAKLTAQYSQAKLGQVWQVATPLLNAAVYYFIFGVLMNTKHNVPDYVPFLVTGVFVWTFTQSSIMAGTRAISGNLGLVRALHFPRAALPVSFALQQLQQLLFSMCALVVILLCFGVPPALSWFLVLPVLLLQFVFNTGVALVMARMGARTPDIAQLMPFLLRTWMYTSGVMWSIDKVLKNQHLPHVVHLLLSANPAAVYIDLMRFALIDSFHHSQLPPHVWAIAAGWALLAGVGGFIYFWKAEETYGRG, translated from the coding sequence GTGAGTCAGGCAGTCGACACACCTCCCCCGCCGGCGGCCACCGCGCCGGTGGAAGATCCCGCGGAGCTGGCCGCGCGGTACGGCCTCTCGGTCAGCGGTGCGCGGCCGACCCTCGCGGCGTACGTGGGCCGGCTGTGGCAGCGGCGCCACTTCATCACCGCGTTCGCGACGGCCAAGCTCACGGCGCAGTACAGTCAGGCGAAGCTGGGCCAGGTGTGGCAGGTGGCGACCCCGCTCCTGAACGCGGCGGTCTACTACTTCATCTTCGGCGTGCTGATGAACACGAAGCACAACGTGCCGGACTATGTGCCGTTCCTGGTCACCGGCGTGTTCGTGTGGACGTTCACACAGAGCTCGATCATGGCGGGCACCCGCGCGATCTCCGGCAACCTCGGCCTCGTGCGGGCGCTGCACTTCCCCCGCGCCGCGCTGCCGGTGTCGTTCGCCCTCCAGCAGCTCCAGCAGCTGCTGTTCTCGATGTGCGCGCTGGTGGTGATCCTGCTCTGCTTCGGCGTTCCGCCGGCCCTCTCCTGGTTCCTGGTCCTGCCGGTTCTGCTGCTCCAGTTCGTCTTCAACACCGGCGTGGCCCTCGTCATGGCGCGGATGGGCGCGCGGACGCCTGACATCGCGCAGCTGATGCCGTTCCTGCTGCGTACGTGGATGTACACGTCCGGCGTGATGTGGAGCATCGACAAGGTGCTCAAGAACCAGCACCTGCCGCACGTCGTGCACCTGCTGCTGTCCGCGAACCCGGCCGCCGTCTACATCGACCTGATGCGTTTCGCCCTGATCGACAGCTTCCACCACAGCCAGCTGCCGCCCCACGTGTGGGCGATCGCGGCCGGGTGGGCGCTGCTCGCGGGCGTCGGCGGGTTCATCTACTTCTGGAAGGCAGAGGAGACGTACGGCCGTGGCTGA
- a CDS encoding TetR/AcrR family transcriptional regulator, with product MTNADSAKPTPRRRAPAGAAVLREDVTEAIRSAVFEELAAVGYARMSIEGIARRAGVGKTAVYRRWRSKLHLVLDLVSAIAVQGLPAPDTGSLEGDLRLLYEVTSRALKHPVAGQIIPDLQAEAARNPDIAEAMQKALREGQHGVANGIVRSAAARGEVRADLDEDLALDLISGPLYWRAVVVRTPLPKGYLGKLASATAAGLRAL from the coding sequence ATGACCAACGCCGACTCCGCCAAGCCGACGCCACGTCGAAGAGCTCCCGCAGGCGCAGCAGTGCTCCGCGAGGATGTGACGGAAGCCATCCGCTCCGCCGTCTTCGAAGAACTCGCCGCCGTGGGCTACGCCCGTATGTCCATCGAGGGGATCGCGCGCCGCGCGGGCGTCGGCAAAACCGCCGTCTACCGCCGCTGGCGCTCCAAACTGCACCTGGTCCTGGACCTGGTCTCCGCCATAGCGGTACAGGGACTGCCGGCCCCGGACACGGGTTCCCTGGAGGGCGACCTGCGCCTCCTCTACGAGGTCACGTCCCGGGCCCTTAAGCACCCCGTCGCGGGCCAGATCATCCCCGACCTCCAGGCCGAGGCGGCCCGCAACCCGGATATCGCGGAGGCCATGCAGAAGGCGCTGCGCGAAGGCCAGCACGGGGTGGCGAACGGCATCGTGCGCAGCGCCGCCGCACGCGGGGAGGTCAGGGCGGACCTCGACGAGGACCTCGCCCTCGACCTGATCTCGGGCCCGCTCTACTGGCGCGCCGTGGTGGTGCGCACGCCGCTGCCCAAGGGATACCTGGGGAAACTGGCATCGGCTACGGCGGCGGGGTTGAGGGCGCTGTAG
- the galE gene encoding UDP-glucose 4-epimerase GalE has product MTWLITGGAGYIGAHVVRAMQEAGERTVVYDDLSTGIAGRVPDGVPLVVASTLDADAVARTIAGHGITGVVHLAAKKQVAESVELPLHYYRENIEGLRVLLEAVTASGVPSFVFSSSAAVYGMPDVDLVTEDTPCLPMSPYGETKLAGEWLVRATGRAHRLATASLRYFNVAGAATPELADTGVFNLVPMVFEKLTDGEAPRIFGADYPTPDGTCVRDYIHVADLAEAHVAAARRLSAAAPGTDFTLNIGRGEGVSVLEMVELINATTGHGTDPVVTPRRPGDPARVVASADRVATELGWTAKRDVRDMVESAWQGWVRVHGTAVR; this is encoded by the coding sequence ATGACCTGGCTGATCACCGGCGGTGCCGGATACATCGGGGCGCACGTCGTCCGCGCCATGCAGGAGGCGGGCGAGCGGACCGTGGTCTACGACGACCTGTCCACCGGCATCGCCGGGCGCGTCCCGGACGGCGTACCCCTGGTCGTCGCCTCGACCCTGGACGCCGACGCCGTGGCGCGCACCATCGCCGGGCACGGCATCACCGGCGTCGTCCACCTCGCCGCGAAGAAGCAGGTCGCCGAGTCGGTGGAGCTGCCGCTCCACTACTACCGCGAGAACATCGAGGGCCTGCGCGTCCTCCTGGAGGCGGTCACCGCGAGCGGCGTCCCGTCGTTCGTCTTCTCCTCCTCCGCCGCCGTGTACGGCATGCCCGACGTCGACCTCGTCACCGAGGACACCCCGTGCCTGCCGATGAGCCCCTACGGCGAGACGAAACTCGCCGGCGAGTGGCTGGTCCGCGCGACGGGCCGGGCCCACCGCCTGGCCACGGCCTCCCTGCGCTACTTCAACGTGGCGGGCGCCGCCACCCCCGAACTGGCCGACACCGGCGTCTTCAACCTCGTACCGATGGTCTTCGAGAAGCTCACCGACGGCGAGGCCCCACGGATCTTCGGCGCGGACTACCCGACACCCGACGGGACCTGCGTACGCGACTACATCCACGTCGCCGATCTCGCCGAGGCCCACGTGGCCGCCGCCCGCCGCCTCTCCGCCGCCGCCCCCGGAACGGATTTCACCCTCAACATCGGCCGCGGCGAAGGCGTCTCGGTCCTGGAGATGGTCGAGCTGATCAACGCGACGACCGGCCACGGCACCGACCCCGTCGTCACCCCGCGCCGCCCCGGCGACCCGGCCCGCGTCGTCGCCTCCGCGGACCGCGTCGCGACGGAACTCGGCTGGACGGCGAAGCGCGACGTACGCGACATGGTCGAGTCGGCGTGGCAGGGCTGGGTCCGGGTCCACGGAACCGCCGTGAGGTGA
- a CDS encoding glycosyltransferase family 2 protein — protein MQSQPRQSSQQRSQVSVVVIGYNDAARVTDAVRSALSQGPAVREVIAVDDCSTDGSGELLQRTAEEEPRLKVVRRATNSGGCGTPRNDGIDRTSAPYVMFLDSDDVLPPGAVDALLGAALTHGTEVAAGLCVRRELPSGRDIPWQPELYAEATVIPRPERRPRLVHDTLCVNKLYRTDFLRAHGIRFPDGRFVYEDFVFTARVLAAGPRIALVPDTVYIWNVRRDADRLSLSLDRNGLDNWLARIEAHRQSVDILLTASYKRLARAARTRFLDHSLRMYARELDLRSPEYRAEWWDRTRAYLATFDTADIDAAPAPGRVVARVILASDHPRDLPRLKEVAARPARLRPPYARGADGTPIWSDDLPQVTLEHLLVRPMGLLPIAIEAELRPRARGSRLRLRLHDLYGRVAEAGPATVDIEVIDRLRHRPARRRTVTFVPGTHAGTWEAEASLDLSALAAGTWDLRLHVNFADGTSRDASAHAATGRGLLRRTALPSLRHGMLLAHPYATHSGALAVRLAPGVRGALAVARGRLNRLVH, from the coding sequence ATGCAGTCCCAGCCCCGGCAGTCATCGCAGCAGCGCTCACAGGTCTCGGTCGTCGTCATCGGCTACAACGACGCCGCACGGGTCACCGACGCCGTACGCTCCGCCCTCTCCCAAGGCCCCGCCGTCCGCGAGGTGATCGCCGTCGACGACTGTTCGACGGACGGCAGCGGCGAGCTCCTCCAGCGCACGGCGGAGGAGGAGCCACGCCTGAAGGTGGTGCGCCGCGCCACGAACAGCGGCGGCTGCGGCACCCCGCGCAACGACGGCATCGACCGCACCTCGGCCCCGTACGTCATGTTCCTGGACAGCGACGACGTGCTGCCGCCCGGCGCCGTCGACGCCCTGCTCGGCGCGGCACTCACCCACGGCACCGAGGTCGCCGCCGGCCTGTGCGTGCGCCGCGAGCTCCCCTCGGGCCGCGACATCCCGTGGCAGCCCGAGCTGTACGCCGAGGCCACCGTGATCCCCCGCCCGGAGCGCCGCCCCCGCCTCGTCCACGACACGCTCTGCGTCAACAAGCTCTACCGCACGGACTTCCTGCGCGCGCACGGAATCCGCTTCCCCGACGGCCGCTTCGTCTACGAGGACTTCGTCTTCACCGCGCGCGTGCTCGCCGCCGGACCACGCATCGCACTCGTCCCCGACACGGTCTACATCTGGAACGTGCGCCGCGACGCCGACCGCCTGTCGCTCTCCCTCGACCGGAACGGACTCGACAACTGGCTCGCCCGCATCGAGGCGCACCGCCAGTCCGTCGACATCCTCCTGACCGCCTCGTACAAGCGCCTCGCCCGCGCGGCCCGCACCCGGTTCCTCGACCACAGCCTGCGCATGTACGCCCGCGAGCTCGACCTGCGCAGCCCCGAGTACCGCGCCGAGTGGTGGGACCGCACCCGCGCCTACCTCGCCACGTTCGACACGGCCGACATCGACGCGGCGCCCGCCCCCGGCCGCGTCGTCGCCCGCGTGATCCTCGCCTCCGACCACCCGCGCGACCTGCCCCGCCTCAAAGAGGTCGCGGCCCGCCCCGCCCGCCTGCGCCCGCCCTACGCACGCGGCGCCGACGGCACGCCCATCTGGTCCGACGACCTCCCCCAGGTGACCCTGGAGCACCTCCTCGTACGCCCCATGGGCCTGCTCCCCATCGCCATAGAGGCGGAACTGCGGCCACGCGCGCGTGGCTCACGGCTGCGGCTGCGCCTGCACGACCTGTACGGACGCGTCGCCGAGGCGGGCCCCGCCACCGTCGACATCGAGGTCATCGACCGCCTGCGCCACCGCCCCGCCAGACGCCGCACGGTGACCTTCGTGCCCGGGACCCACGCCGGGACCTGGGAGGCCGAGGCGTCCCTCGACCTGTCCGCGCTCGCCGCCGGCACCTGGGACCTGCGCCTCCACGTGAACTTCGCCGACGGCACCAGCCGCGACGCCAGCGCCCACGCCGCCACCGGCCGCGGCCTCCTGCGCCGCACCGCCCTGCCGAGCCTGCGCCACGGGATGCTGCTCGCCCATCCGTACGCGACCCACTCCGGCGCCCTCGCCGTACGCCTCGCGCCCGGCGTACGCGGAGCCCTGGCCGTGGCACGCGGCCGCCTCAACCGCCTGGTTCACTAG
- a CDS encoding glycosyltransferase family 87 protein yields MTLDTQPPAAAAPVHATWVHPGPLARAALPLTWLATRAAMLALLATDGRAPLGVGGVAHEVHTLYAHWYVTLAGSAFPAGDPMWQYPPGAGPVLLAPGLVPDLTYFQAFVALTLATDALVTLALARTGARPRRSTAGAWLWVAGLPLLLHIPLARYDIEVTALAVFALLLMGRFPRASGVLAACGALVKVWPALALLGTPRGPTSREAWTAAATSAAAILLVLSVAFRSPFSFLRHQGERGVQIESLGGTVLAFARRAGWSGHIRYRYGAMEYVGPHVGVVAAASLVLTAVAAALLLFWRLRALNWSPATPYDAALCAVLLFTVTSRVLSPQYLIWLLGLAAVCLTSRHTTQRPVALLVVAAAGLSALAYPVLYRDVEAATWTGSLLMLARNGLLLGAAVLSFRALWKGTKA; encoded by the coding sequence GTGACGCTCGACACTCAGCCACCCGCCGCCGCAGCGCCCGTCCACGCGACCTGGGTCCACCCCGGCCCCCTCGCCCGGGCGGCGCTTCCCCTCACCTGGCTGGCCACCCGTGCCGCGATGCTCGCCCTGCTCGCCACGGACGGGCGCGCCCCGCTCGGCGTCGGAGGCGTCGCACACGAGGTGCACACGCTGTACGCCCACTGGTACGTCACCCTCGCCGGCAGTGCCTTCCCGGCCGGCGACCCGATGTGGCAGTACCCGCCGGGCGCGGGCCCCGTCCTCCTGGCGCCCGGCCTGGTCCCCGACCTCACCTACTTCCAGGCCTTCGTCGCGCTCACCCTCGCCACGGACGCCCTGGTCACGCTCGCCCTCGCCCGGACCGGCGCCCGGCCGCGGCGCAGCACGGCAGGCGCCTGGCTGTGGGTGGCCGGGCTGCCGCTCCTGCTCCACATCCCGCTGGCCCGCTACGACATCGAGGTCACCGCGCTCGCCGTGTTCGCGCTGCTGCTCATGGGGCGGTTCCCGCGCGCGAGCGGCGTCCTCGCGGCATGCGGCGCGCTGGTGAAGGTGTGGCCCGCGCTCGCCCTGCTCGGCACCCCCCGGGGACCCACGAGCCGGGAGGCGTGGACGGCGGCAGCCACGTCCGCCGCCGCGATCCTGCTGGTCCTCTCGGTCGCGTTCCGCTCACCGTTCTCGTTCCTGCGCCACCAGGGCGAGCGGGGCGTGCAGATCGAGTCGCTGGGCGGCACGGTGCTGGCCTTCGCGCGGCGGGCGGGCTGGTCGGGGCACATCCGCTACCGCTACGGGGCGATGGAGTACGTCGGCCCGCACGTCGGCGTGGTGGCCGCGGCCTCCCTCGTGCTCACCGCCGTCGCGGCGGCGCTGCTGCTGTTCTGGCGGCTACGGGCACTGAACTGGAGCCCCGCGACGCCGTACGACGCCGCGCTCTGCGCCGTCCTGCTCTTCACCGTCACCAGCCGCGTGCTCAGCCCGCAGTACCTGATCTGGCTGCTCGGGCTCGCCGCGGTCTGCCTCACTTCGCGCCACACCACCCAGCGCCCCGTCGCCCTGCTCGTCGTGGCGGCGGCCGGCCTGAGCGCGCTCGCGTACCCGGTCCTGTACCGCGACGTCGAGGCGGCCACATGGACGGGCTCCCTGCTGATGCTGGCGCGCAACGGCCTGCTCCTCGGAGCGGCCGTCCTCTCGTTCCGCGCCCTCTGGAAGGGAACCAAGGCGTAG
- a CDS encoding MarR family winged helix-turn-helix transcriptional regulator — protein MTTETTETPGDEEFLRLDRQICFSLNAASRAFGGVYRTLLKDLGLTYPQYLVMLVLWEDGELPVKRLGERLRLDSGTLSPLLKRLEAAGLVQRERSARDERSVNVRPTGAGTELRERAALVPRRIAAATGFDLAEIEDMRARLDRLTAALDGAALDA, from the coding sequence ATGACCACCGAGACGACCGAGACGCCCGGCGACGAGGAATTCCTGCGACTCGACCGGCAGATCTGCTTCTCCCTGAACGCCGCGTCGCGCGCGTTCGGCGGCGTCTACCGCACGCTCCTCAAGGATCTGGGCCTGACCTACCCCCAGTACCTGGTCATGCTGGTGCTCTGGGAGGACGGCGAGCTGCCCGTGAAGCGGCTCGGGGAGCGGCTGCGGCTGGACTCGGGCACGCTGTCCCCGCTGCTCAAGCGGCTGGAGGCGGCCGGCCTCGTCCAGCGGGAGCGCAGCGCGCGCGACGAGCGCTCGGTGAACGTCCGGCCGACCGGCGCGGGCACCGAACTGCGGGAGCGCGCGGCACTGGTGCCGCGCCGGATCGCGGCGGCCACGGGGTTCGACCTGGCAGAGATCGAGGACATGCGCGCCCGCCTCGACCGCCTGACCGCGGCACTGGACGGGGCGGCGCTCGACGCGTGA